Proteins co-encoded in one Bradyrhizobium sp. 170 genomic window:
- the ybgF gene encoding tol-pal system protein YbgF translates to MSSRFLNAAGAAAIAAMLGLSVQTSSAQITFPWERSPQSSPQVQGQSDDADLEMRIQRLETQLRQLTGQNEELQYRNRQLEDRLRQLGAAPPAPGGQPPTAQPSVAAAPPPVQPGPPQGQQGYPQQGYPQQGARQQQGYPQAQPGYDQQPQIASPAPIAQDPAAPQAGGRRRGDAFDPSQNPNAPGAPRALGGGQMPIGNEASIGAPSGRGPGEPLNLGGPRDPGGAFPPPVAAAPPPRGPGPGASAALTTLPPSATSKDEFDLGIGYMQRKDYALAEATMKNFAQKYPSDPLVADSQYWLGESHFQRQQYRDAAEAFLGVTTKFDKSGKAPDALLRLGQSLAALKEKEAACAALGEVTRKYPRASAGVKAAVDREQKRVKC, encoded by the coding sequence CCGTGGGAGCGTTCTCCGCAAAGCTCCCCGCAGGTCCAGGGGCAGTCTGATGACGCCGACCTGGAAATGCGGATCCAGCGGTTGGAAACCCAACTCCGGCAACTGACCGGCCAGAACGAGGAGTTGCAATACCGCAACCGGCAGCTCGAGGATCGGCTGCGCCAGCTCGGCGCCGCGCCGCCGGCGCCAGGCGGCCAGCCGCCGACGGCGCAGCCCAGCGTGGCCGCGGCGCCGCCTCCAGTTCAACCCGGCCCGCCGCAGGGGCAACAGGGCTATCCGCAACAAGGTTATCCGCAGCAGGGGGCTCGCCAGCAGCAGGGCTATCCGCAGGCCCAACCCGGCTACGACCAGCAGCCGCAGATCGCCTCTCCCGCGCCGATCGCACAGGACCCGGCAGCCCCGCAGGCCGGTGGCCGGCGCCGTGGCGATGCCTTCGATCCCAGCCAGAATCCCAACGCCCCCGGCGCGCCGCGTGCGCTTGGCGGCGGCCAGATGCCGATCGGAAACGAGGCGTCGATCGGCGCGCCGAGCGGACGCGGTCCGGGCGAGCCGCTCAATCTCGGCGGTCCGCGCGATCCCGGAGGCGCCTTTCCGCCGCCCGTCGCCGCCGCACCGCCACCGCGCGGCCCCGGACCCGGCGCCAGCGCCGCGCTGACCACACTGCCGCCCTCGGCCACGTCGAAGGACGAATTCGATCTCGGCATCGGCTACATGCAGCGCAAGGACTATGCGCTGGCCGAAGCGACGATGAAGAACTTTGCGCAGAAATATCCGAGCGATCCGCTGGTCGCGGATTCGCAATACTGGCTCGGCGAGAGTCATTTCCAGCGCCAGCAATATCGCGACGCCGCCGAGGCGTTCCTCGGCGTGACCACCAAGTTCGACAAGTCGGGCAAGGCGCCCGACGCGCTGCTGCGGCTCGGCCAGTCGCTGGCGGCGCTGAAGGAAAAGGAAGCCGCCTGCGCAGCGCTCGGCGAGGTGACGCGGAAATATCCGCGCGCATCTGCCGGCGTGAAGGCTGCCGTGGACCGTGAGCAAAAGCGGGTTAAGTGCTGA
- a CDS encoding DUF892 family protein — protein MYHHVKKLMFTVRVDEPDPRFGNMLLEQFGGANGELAAAMQYSIQGLNCEDPDRKDLLMDIGTEELSHLEIVGTLARMHLKPMKFDRQAAEADPLVAIAGGGGVNLFNSQGNAWTADYLKVTGELDVDLRSNIAAEARAKIVYERLINFCDDAGTKDALQFLMTREITHMKAFSLALESMSKPAFSIGRIAPTPGLVDQFFNDSTGTGEHGEIDTRGPWNEGNGWVFTESPAIQAEQGAASAIVTESSPPADEAGLNDLLIDELRDILHAEKQLTKALPKMAEAARFDQLRELFEQHLVETENQVERINECFDLLGKTARAKPCKGMMGLIEEGQEVMAEGEKKEDAAADLALIGAAQRVEHYEMSAYTTAKNIAQQLRHSAVVALLSKSLAEEENSDQLLNQVARSLMSVARMPAAIEQAE, from the coding sequence ATGTATCACCACGTCAAGAAATTGATGTTCACCGTCCGCGTCGATGAACCCGACCCGCGCTTTGGCAATATGCTGCTTGAACAGTTCGGCGGCGCCAATGGCGAATTGGCGGCCGCTATGCAGTATTCGATACAGGGGCTCAATTGCGAGGATCCGGACCGCAAGGATCTCTTGATGGACATCGGCACCGAGGAACTGAGTCATCTTGAAATCGTCGGCACGCTGGCGCGCATGCACCTCAAGCCCATGAAGTTCGACCGCCAAGCGGCCGAAGCCGATCCGCTCGTCGCCATTGCAGGTGGTGGCGGGGTAAATCTGTTCAATTCGCAAGGCAACGCCTGGACGGCCGATTACCTCAAGGTAACAGGCGAACTCGACGTCGACCTGCGCAGCAACATCGCGGCCGAGGCGCGGGCCAAGATCGTCTACGAGCGGCTGATCAATTTCTGCGATGACGCCGGCACCAAGGACGCCCTGCAGTTCCTGATGACCCGGGAAATCACCCACATGAAGGCGTTCTCGCTGGCGCTCGAGAGCATGAGCAAGCCGGCCTTCAGCATCGGCCGCATCGCACCGACGCCGGGATTGGTCGACCAGTTCTTCAACGATTCCACCGGAACCGGTGAGCATGGCGAGATCGACACCCGCGGGCCCTGGAACGAAGGCAACGGCTGGGTATTCACGGAATCGCCGGCCATTCAGGCCGAACAGGGCGCCGCCAGCGCCATCGTCACGGAAAGCTCGCCGCCGGCCGACGAGGCCGGGCTGAACGATCTGTTGATCGATGAGCTCCGCGACATCCTGCATGCGGAAAAGCAACTGACCAAGGCGCTGCCGAAAATGGCCGAGGCGGCGCGCTTCGATCAGCTGCGCGAGCTGTTCGAGCAGCATCTGGTCGAGACCGAAAACCAGGTCGAGCGCATCAACGAGTGCTTCGATCTACTCGGCAAGACAGCCCGCGCGAAACCGTGCAAGGGAATGATGGGGTTGATCGAGGAAGGCCAGGAGGTCATGGCCGAAGGCGAGAAAAAGGAAGACGCCGCGGCCGATCTCGCGCTGATCGGCGCGGCGCAACGTGTCGAACATTACGAGATGTCGGCCTATACGACTGCGAAAAATATCGCCCAGCAACTGCGCCACAGCGCGGTCGTCGCTCTGTTGTCGAAGTCGCTGGCCGAAGAGGAGAACTCGGATCAGCTTCTCAACCAGGTGGCGCGATCACTGATGTCAGTGGCAAGAATGCCGGCTGCGATCGAGCAGGCGGAATAG
- the tilS gene encoding tRNA lysidine(34) synthetase TilS produces MPDPDQSPISVPQAKALFAQWKAAPALVLAVSGGPDSLALMWLAARWRRALSRGPRLIAVTVDHGLRPEAAREARDVKRIARTLDLPHRTLRWTGTKPKTGLPAAARAARYRLLAKAAQASGATHILTAHTRDDQAETLLMRMLRGSGIAGLAAMARETEREGVWLARPLLDVPKSRLVATLGKAKIAFADDPTNRDMNFTRPRLRALMPALVEEGGDSRNLARLATRLARANAAIEVLADGAERYLALRDRDDASRFGFDAAAFAGLPEEIRLRLLKRAIDRAGHEGPAELGKVEALLAVLDRAIANGERQTRLKQTLAGAAISLTKGRIHVDSAPPRRGNRA; encoded by the coding sequence ATGCCCGATCCTGACCAGTCCCCGATCTCGGTGCCGCAAGCGAAAGCTCTGTTCGCACAGTGGAAGGCCGCGCCCGCGCTCGTGCTGGCGGTATCCGGTGGTCCCGATTCCCTTGCCCTGATGTGGCTCGCCGCCCGCTGGCGCCGTGCGCTTTCGCGCGGGCCGCGATTGATCGCCGTCACCGTCGACCACGGTTTGCGCCCCGAGGCCGCACGCGAGGCGCGCGACGTCAAGCGCATCGCGCGTACGCTCGATCTACCCCATCGAACGTTACGCTGGACCGGGACCAAGCCGAAGACCGGCTTGCCGGCCGCAGCCCGCGCGGCGCGCTATCGGCTGCTGGCGAAAGCCGCGCAGGCGAGCGGCGCGACGCACATCCTGACCGCGCATACCCGTGACGACCAGGCCGAGACGCTGTTGATGCGGATGCTGCGCGGCAGCGGCATCGCCGGTCTCGCCGCGATGGCGCGCGAGACCGAGCGCGAGGGCGTGTGGCTGGCGCGGCCGTTGCTCGACGTTCCGAAATCCCGGCTCGTTGCGACGCTGGGCAAGGCGAAGATCGCCTTTGCCGACGATCCCACCAATCGGGACATGAACTTCACGCGGCCGCGGCTGCGCGCGTTGATGCCTGCGCTGGTCGAGGAGGGCGGCGACAGCCGAAACCTGGCGCGGCTGGCAACAAGGCTGGCACGGGCGAATGCCGCGATTGAAGTGCTGGCCGACGGCGCCGAGCGCTATCTCGCCTTGAGAGATCGCGATGATGCCTCGCGCTTCGGATTCGATGCCGCCGCGTTTGCCGGTCTGCCAGAGGAAATCCGGCTTCGGCTGCTCAAGCGCGCAATTGACCGGGCCGGTCACGAAGGGCCCGCGGAACTCGGCAAGGTCGAAGCGCTGCTGGCGGTGCTGGACCGGGCCATTGCGAATGGCGAGAGGCAGACAAGGCTGAAACAGACGCTGGCGGGGGCGGCGATCAGCTTGACGAAGGGGCGAATTCATGTCGATTCAGCACCGCCGCGGAGGGGCAACCGGGCGTGA
- the ftsH gene encoding ATP-dependent zinc metalloprotease FtsH, giving the protein MNANLRNFALWVIIVLLLLALFTLFQNPGQRTSSQDISFSQLLSEVDQNRVRDVVIQGPDIHGTFTNGSSFQTYAPNDPTLVKRLYDGKVSITAKPPGDNVPWFVSLLVSWLPFIALIGVWIFLSRQMQGGAGKAMGFGKSRAKMLTEAHGRVTFEDVAGVDEAKQDLQEIVEFLRDPGKFQRLGGRIPRGVLLVGPPGTGKTLIARAVAGEANVPFFTISGSDFVEMFVGVGASRVRDMFEQAKKNAPCIIFIDEIDAVGRHRGAGLGGGNDEREQTLNQLLVEMDGFEANEGVILIAATNRPDVLDPALLRPGRFDRQVVVPNPDVVGREQILKVHVRKVPLAPDINLKTIARGTPGFSGADLMNLVNEAALTAARRNKRMVTQAEFEEAKDKVMMGAERKSLVMTEEEKLLTAFHEGGHAIVGLNVVATDPIHKATIIPRGRALGMVMQLPERDKLSMSLEQMTSRLAIMMGGRVAEELVFGKEKVTSGASSDIEQATRLARMMVTRWGLSEALGTVSYGENQDEVFLGMSVSRTQNASEATVQKIDTEIRRFVEEGYNEATRILTEKREDLETLAKGLLEFETLSGDEIQDLLNGKKPNRESVLEPSTPRASAVPPAGKPRPRPDPDPGLEPQPQA; this is encoded by the coding sequence ATGAACGCCAATCTGCGCAACTTCGCCCTCTGGGTCATCATTGTTTTGCTGCTGTTGGCATTGTTCACGCTTTTCCAGAATCCCGGTCAGCGCACGTCCTCGCAGGACATCTCGTTTTCGCAGCTGTTGAGCGAGGTCGATCAGAACCGCGTTCGCGACGTCGTGATCCAGGGGCCGGATATCCACGGCACCTTCACCAACGGCTCCTCTTTCCAGACCTATGCGCCGAACGATCCGACGCTGGTGAAGCGCCTCTATGACGGCAAGGTCTCGATCACCGCGAAGCCGCCCGGCGACAACGTGCCGTGGTTCGTCTCGCTGCTCGTCTCCTGGTTGCCCTTCATCGCGCTGATCGGCGTGTGGATCTTCCTGTCGCGCCAGATGCAGGGCGGCGCCGGCAAGGCGATGGGCTTTGGCAAGTCGCGCGCCAAGATGCTGACGGAGGCCCATGGCCGCGTCACCTTCGAGGACGTAGCTGGCGTCGACGAGGCCAAGCAGGACCTGCAGGAGATCGTCGAGTTCCTGCGCGACCCCGGCAAATTCCAGCGTCTGGGCGGACGGATTCCGCGCGGCGTGCTGCTGGTCGGCCCTCCCGGCACGGGCAAAACCTTGATCGCGCGTGCGGTCGCGGGCGAAGCCAACGTGCCGTTTTTCACCATTTCGGGTTCGGACTTCGTCGAAATGTTCGTCGGCGTCGGCGCCAGCCGCGTCCGTGACATGTTCGAGCAGGCCAAGAAGAATGCGCCCTGCATCATCTTCATCGACGAAATCGACGCGGTCGGCCGTCATCGCGGCGCCGGTCTCGGCGGCGGCAATGACGAGCGCGAACAGACGCTCAACCAGTTGCTGGTCGAGATGGACGGCTTCGAGGCCAACGAGGGCGTGATCCTGATCGCGGCGACCAACCGTCCCGACGTGCTCGATCCCGCGCTGCTGCGTCCCGGCCGCTTCGACCGTCAGGTCGTGGTGCCGAACCCTGACGTCGTCGGCCGCGAGCAGATCCTGAAGGTTCACGTCCGCAAGGTGCCGCTGGCGCCGGATATCAACCTCAAGACCATCGCGCGCGGTACGCCGGGCTTCTCCGGCGCCGACCTGATGAACCTCGTCAACGAGGCCGCGCTGACCGCCGCCCGCCGTAACAAGCGGATGGTGACGCAGGCCGAGTTCGAGGAAGCCAAGGACAAGGTGATGATGGGCGCCGAGCGCAAGTCGCTCGTCATGACCGAGGAAGAGAAGCTGCTGACGGCTTTTCACGAGGGCGGCCACGCCATCGTAGGCCTCAACGTCGTCGCGACCGATCCGATCCACAAGGCCACGATCATTCCGCGCGGCCGCGCGCTCGGCATGGTGATGCAACTGCCCGAGCGCGACAAGCTGTCGATGTCGCTCGAGCAGATGACGTCGCGGCTGGCGATCATGATGGGCGGCCGTGTCGCGGAAGAGCTGGTTTTCGGCAAGGAGAAGGTTACGTCCGGCGCCTCTTCGGATATCGAGCAGGCAACGCGACTGGCGCGCATGATGGTAACGCGCTGGGGTCTGTCTGAAGCCCTTGGCACCGTGTCCTACGGCGAAAACCAGGACGAGGTGTTTCTGGGCATGTCGGTATCCCGCACCCAGAACGCATCGGAAGCCACGGTTCAGAAGATTGACACCGAGATCCGGCGCTTTGTCGAAGAGGGCTACAACGAAGCAACCCGAATCCTCACCGAGAAGCGCGAAGACCTCGAAACCCTGGCAAAGGGCCTGCTCGAGTTCGAGACGCTGAGCGGCGACGAGATTCAGGACCTGCTCAACGGCAAGAAGCCCAACCGCGAGTCGGTGCTGGAGCCGAGCACGCCGCGCGCCTCCGCCGTGCCGCCGGCCGGCAAGCCGCGCCCGCGTCCCGATCCCGACCCGGGGCTGGAGCCGCAGCCGCAGGCGTAA
- the metE gene encoding 5-methyltetrahydropteroyltriglutamate--homocysteine S-methyltransferase, whose product MSSSTSPSSTSSPSTISTSSLPVASLGTPRIGPRRELKFALESFWSGAIDEKALIEAGAGLRAANWARQKKLGVNVIPSNDFSFYDQMLDTSVMVGAIPEIYRWNGGPVPLATYFAMARGAQGTTHEASCDHAHHGHDAAHGVPAQEMTKWFDTNYHYMVPELTKDQQFTLASRKPIEEYDEAKALGYQTRPVLVGPVTFLKLAKSKDASFNPLSLLDRLLPVYIDVLRELAYRGAEWVQIDEPCLVLDLDIVAQQALRYAYTEIANAVPQLKIMLATYFGGLAGNRDTALALPIAGLHLDLVRAPEQIDGLADFPDDRVLSLGIIDGRNIWRADLSRILDRLAPVIAKRGRERVQIAPSCSLLHVPIDLALETGLDSEVTSWLAFSVQKLEELTTLGTALAGGRGAVEASLKASDQAAAARKASPRIHNAKVAARIAGIDDAMRRRASPFADRAGVQHERFNLPAFPTTTIGSFPQTPEVRKARAAHASGTLTDEVYKVYLQDQTAQAVEWQETIGLDVLVHGEFERNDMVQYFGEQLAGFAFTTHGWVQSYGSRYVRPPVLFGDVSRPKPMTVEWWQYAQSLTKKPMKAMLTGPVTILNWSFVRDDIARSETCRQIALAIRDEVADLEAAGAGMIQIDEAALREGLPLRKSEWKAYLDWAVDAFRLCSSGVRDETQIHTHMCYSEFNDIIGAIGAMDADVISIETSRSKMELLDAFRDYRYPNEIGPGVYDIHSPRVPEIGEMTGLLKLARARLSDAQIWINPDCGLKTRKWEEVRPALVNMVAAARELRALA is encoded by the coding sequence ATGTCTTCTTCTACATCGCCATCTTCTACGTCGTCTCCTTCCACGATCTCCACTTCCTCGCTTCCCGTTGCTTCCCTCGGCACACCACGTATCGGCCCGCGCCGCGAGCTGAAATTCGCATTGGAAAGTTTCTGGTCCGGCGCGATCGACGAGAAGGCGCTGATCGAAGCCGGCGCCGGTCTTCGCGCCGCCAACTGGGCGCGCCAGAAAAAACTCGGCGTCAACGTGATCCCGTCGAACGATTTCTCCTTCTACGACCAGATGCTCGACACGTCAGTGATGGTCGGCGCGATACCGGAAATCTATCGCTGGAACGGCGGCCCGGTCCCGCTTGCGACCTACTTTGCAATGGCCCGCGGCGCGCAAGGCACAACGCACGAGGCGAGCTGCGACCATGCGCATCACGGGCACGACGCCGCGCACGGCGTGCCCGCGCAGGAAATGACAAAATGGTTCGACACCAACTACCACTACATGGTGCCTGAACTGACGAAGGATCAGCAGTTCACCCTCGCCTCTCGCAAACCGATCGAGGAATACGACGAAGCCAAGGCGCTGGGCTATCAGACCCGCCCCGTGCTCGTCGGCCCGGTCACGTTTCTCAAGCTGGCAAAAAGCAAGGACGCCAGCTTCAATCCACTGTCGCTGCTCGACCGGCTGCTGCCGGTCTACATCGACGTGCTGCGCGAACTGGCCTACCGGGGCGCTGAATGGGTGCAGATCGACGAGCCATGCCTCGTGCTCGACCTCGACATCGTCGCCCAGCAGGCACTGCGTTACGCCTATACAGAGATCGCCAACGCGGTGCCGCAGCTCAAGATCATGCTCGCGACCTATTTCGGCGGGCTGGCCGGCAACCGCGACACCGCGCTGGCGCTGCCCATCGCCGGCCTGCATCTCGACCTGGTACGCGCGCCTGAACAGATCGACGGCCTCGCCGATTTTCCGGATGACCGCGTGCTGTCGCTCGGCATCATCGATGGCCGAAACATCTGGCGCGCGGATTTGAGCCGGATCCTCGACCGGCTCGCGCCCGTGATCGCGAAACGCGGCAGGGAGCGTGTGCAGATCGCACCCTCCTGCTCGCTACTGCATGTCCCGATCGATCTGGCGCTGGAAACGGGGCTCGATTCCGAAGTCACAAGCTGGCTGGCGTTCTCGGTACAGAAGCTCGAGGAGCTGACGACGCTCGGGACGGCGCTCGCCGGTGGACGCGGAGCGGTCGAGGCCAGCCTGAAAGCTTCGGACCAGGCAGCCGCCGCCCGCAAGGCCTCGCCGCGGATTCACAATGCGAAGGTGGCGGCGCGCATCGCCGGCATCGATGACGCCATGCGCCGCCGCGCCAGCCCCTTCGCCGACCGCGCCGGCGTTCAGCACGAGCGCTTCAACCTGCCGGCTTTCCCGACCACGACCATCGGCTCGTTTCCGCAGACGCCCGAAGTCAGGAAAGCGCGCGCCGCGCACGCCAGCGGTACGCTGACGGATGAAGTCTACAAGGTTTATTTGCAGGACCAGACGGCCCAGGCGGTAGAGTGGCAGGAAACCATCGGTCTCGACGTGCTCGTGCATGGCGAGTTCGAGCGCAACGACATGGTGCAGTACTTCGGCGAGCAGCTCGCGGGCTTCGCCTTCACCACCCATGGCTGGGTGCAATCCTACGGATCGCGCTACGTCCGTCCGCCGGTTTTGTTCGGTGACGTCTCGCGCCCGAAGCCGATGACGGTCGAGTGGTGGCAGTATGCCCAGTCACTGACGAAAAAGCCGATGAAGGCAATGCTGACCGGCCCCGTCACCATCCTGAACTGGTCGTTCGTGCGCGACGACATCGCCCGCAGCGAGACCTGCCGGCAGATCGCGCTCGCGATCCGCGACGAGGTCGCCGATCTCGAGGCTGCCGGCGCCGGCATGATCCAGATCGACGAGGCGGCGCTGCGGGAAGGCTTGCCGCTGCGCAAATCCGAATGGAAGGCCTATCTGGACTGGGCCGTCGACGCCTTCCGCCTCTGCTCGTCCGGCGTGCGCGACGAGACGCAGATCCACACCCATATGTGCTACTCGGAGTTCAACGACATCATCGGCGCGATCGGCGCGATGGACGCTGACGTGATTTCAATCGAGACCTCGCGCTCGAAGATGGAATTACTCGACGCGTTCAGGGACTACCGCTATCCGAACGAAATCGGCCCCGGCGTCTACGACATCCACTCGCCGCGGGTACCCGAGATCGGCGAGATGACCGGCCTGCTCAAGCTCGCGCGAGCGCGGCTTTCCGACGCCCAGATCTGGATCAATCCGGATTGCGGATTGAAGACCCGCAAATGGGAAGAGGTGCGGCCCGCGCTCGTCAACATGGTGGCGGCGGCTCGCGAATTGCGGGCGCTGGCGTAG